In Melospiza melodia melodia isolate bMelMel2 chromosome 11, bMelMel2.pri, whole genome shotgun sequence, the following proteins share a genomic window:
- the LOC134422742 gene encoding serine/threonine-protein kinase PAK 1-like, translating into MLFASEHMRCSRSHPGWLAGDSLQQQCLQGLDFLHANDVIHRDVKSDNILLRTDGSVKLADFGLATQLTPEQSRRCSVTGTPWWMAPEVVTGQPYGPKVDIWSFGIVGIEMIEQEPPYLGESSGTATYLIATVGTPQLRQPKLLSALLRDFLSCCLQTDEEQRWSAKELLQHPFVTSAKPPFILAQVINSVKKTNNPKL; encoded by the exons atgctctttgcttctgagcacatgcgctgcagcaggagtcatcctggctggttggcaggggacagcctacaacagcag tgcctgcaaggactggattttcttcatgcaaacgatgtgatccatcgagacgtgaagagtgacaacatccttctcagaacggacggttctgtcaaactgg ctgattttggcctcgctactcagctcacccctgagcagagcagacggtgctcggtaaccgggactccttggtggatggcgcctgaagtggtgacaggtcaaccatatggccccaaagtggacatatggtcttttggaattgtgggaattgaaatgatagaacaagaacctccttacttgggcgaaagttctggcacg gctacatacctgatagccacagtagggactccacagctgcggcagcccaagctcctctcggctttgctgcgtgacttcctgagctgctgcctgcagacagacgaggagcagcgctggtctgccaaggagctcctgcag catccatttgtaacttcagccaagccaccattcatcctggcacaagtcatcaactcagtgaagaagacgaataaccctaaactctaa